A DNA window from Actinomadura coerulea contains the following coding sequences:
- a CDS encoding helix-turn-helix domain-containing protein, whose amino-acid sequence MSEHDRSQTDFQEFLGLLRAELSDVTNEIVTEIKRSIPEYDRPDPAYDQTLRLCADILLPTFLDRISDPDASTDQRDETCRALGRFEAIEGRSLDHLQAAARIAFHVAWRRTAVLAERAQVPTFVVSAAVDAMLVYLEESVAQARLGYQQATGHADLRRREERRRLLHLILQRPAVVPEAIEDLAKSTGWWPLPAEATLVAVHPEAPCTRSALDTDILTDFDSAEPCLLVPGPLTADRRNMLRAALPDASCVLGLTLPLERAAHSLRWARRVLDLAEEGIIQDGSLIPCEDHLMTMWLLSDPPLVEELTRRHLEPLQDVSEGQRKRLVETLTESVTTRATAVDIGERLKIHPQTVRYRLRQLESYLGDSLENADARFSLDATLRAASLYRRRRARRGLPGVR is encoded by the coding sequence TTGTCTGAACACGACCGGAGTCAGACTGACTTCCAGGAATTCCTCGGCCTGCTGCGCGCGGAACTGTCCGACGTCACGAACGAGATCGTCACCGAGATCAAGCGCAGCATCCCGGAGTACGACCGGCCCGATCCCGCCTACGACCAGACCCTCCGGCTCTGCGCCGACATCCTGCTGCCGACCTTCCTGGACCGGATCTCCGATCCGGACGCCTCCACCGACCAGCGCGACGAGACCTGCCGCGCCCTCGGCCGCTTCGAGGCCATCGAGGGGCGCAGCCTCGACCACCTCCAGGCCGCGGCCCGGATCGCCTTCCACGTCGCGTGGCGCCGGACGGCCGTCCTCGCCGAGCGCGCGCAGGTCCCCACCTTCGTCGTGTCCGCCGCCGTCGACGCCATGCTCGTCTACCTCGAGGAATCCGTCGCACAGGCCCGCCTCGGCTACCAGCAGGCCACCGGGCACGCCGACCTGCGCCGCCGTGAGGAGCGGCGCCGGCTGCTGCATCTGATCCTGCAGCGGCCCGCCGTCGTCCCCGAGGCCATCGAGGACCTCGCCAAGTCCACCGGCTGGTGGCCGCTGCCGGCCGAGGCCACCCTCGTCGCCGTCCACCCCGAGGCGCCCTGCACCCGCTCCGCGCTCGACACCGACATCCTCACCGACTTCGACTCGGCGGAACCGTGCCTGCTCGTCCCCGGGCCGCTCACCGCCGACCGGCGGAACATGCTGCGCGCCGCGCTGCCGGACGCCAGCTGCGTCCTCGGCCTCACCCTGCCGCTGGAACGGGCCGCCCACTCGCTGCGCTGGGCCCGCCGCGTCCTCGACCTCGCCGAGGAGGGCATCATCCAGGACGGCTCCCTCATCCCCTGCGAGGACCACCTCATGACCATGTGGCTGCTCTCCGATCCGCCGCTGGTCGAGGAGCTCACCCGCCGGCATCTGGAACCACTCCAGGACGTGTCGGAGGGGCAGCGCAAGCGCCTCGTCGAGACGCTCACCGAATCCGTCACCACCCGGGCGACCGCCGTCGACATCGGGGAGCGGCTGAAGATCCATCCGCAGACCGTCCGGTACCGGCTCCGCCAGTTGGAGAGCTACCTCGGCGACAGCCTCGAGAACGCGGACGCCCGGTTCTCCCTCGACGCCACCCTCCGCGCCGCGAGTCTGTACCGCCGCCGGCGGGCCCGCCGGGGCCTGCCCGGCGTACGGTGA
- a CDS encoding TetR/AcrR family transcriptional regulator: protein MPTSTWFRLNVAKRERVLEVAMREFGEHGYSTGSLNTIAREAGIAKGSLFQYFSDKLEFFAFVCDEASRRIREEMERRIERIDFDQAFDEWLVDVLCDWTEYMADHPLERGVTAATNFELDNGVRSVVRDTANQHYLLVIHPTLELWKAQGAIGEEADLEVLATWLMMILPFLALAPYYDGLDPIHDLRGRTPAQQRPVIRQLVAGFRPMFSPPAK, encoded by the coding sequence ATGCCGACGTCGACCTGGTTCCGCCTCAACGTCGCCAAGCGCGAACGCGTGCTCGAAGTGGCGATGCGCGAGTTCGGAGAGCACGGGTACTCGACCGGCAGCCTCAACACCATCGCGCGCGAGGCCGGCATCGCCAAGGGCTCGCTGTTCCAGTACTTCAGCGACAAGCTGGAGTTCTTCGCGTTCGTGTGCGACGAGGCGTCGCGCCGCATCCGCGAGGAGATGGAGCGCCGCATCGAGCGGATCGACTTCGACCAGGCCTTCGACGAGTGGCTGGTCGACGTCCTGTGCGACTGGACCGAGTACATGGCCGACCACCCGCTGGAGCGCGGCGTCACCGCGGCCACGAACTTCGAGCTCGACAACGGCGTCCGGTCCGTCGTCCGCGACACCGCCAACCAGCACTACCTGCTGGTCATCCACCCGACGCTGGAGCTGTGGAAGGCGCAGGGCGCCATCGGCGAGGAGGCCGACCTGGAGGTCCTCGCCACCTGGCTGATGATGATCCTGCCGTTCCTCGCCCTCGCCCCCTACTACGACGGCCTCGACCCGATCCACGACCTGCGCGGCCGCACGCCCGCCCAGCAGCGCCCGGTGATCCGCCAGCTCGTCGCGGGCTTCCGCCCGATGTTCTCCCCCCCCGCCAAGTGA
- a CDS encoding helix-turn-helix transcriptional regulator, with protein MTPDVPEDADAPADPDEHLLLEAEKIAIAIGRMFPGLCEVVLHDLRRPEHAIRVIENNLSGRRAGDSATELGLRRIADPDYPSVIQNYPNRFPDGRPVKSTSIGIKNAQGRYVAALCLNLDVSNLSPLTLALANLVATEVEHREEALETLENRPARELREVIETFAAGRAATPRALGRAAKKDLVRRLHRDGYFDTRGSTEAIADLLGISRSTVYNYARQP; from the coding sequence GTGACCCCCGACGTCCCCGAGGACGCCGACGCCCCCGCCGACCCCGACGAGCACCTTCTCCTCGAAGCCGAGAAGATCGCGATCGCGATCGGACGCATGTTCCCCGGCCTCTGCGAGGTGGTCCTCCACGACCTGCGCCGGCCGGAGCACGCGATCCGCGTCATCGAGAACAACCTGTCGGGCCGCAGGGCGGGGGACTCCGCCACCGAGCTGGGGCTCCGCCGGATCGCGGACCCGGACTACCCGAGCGTGATCCAGAACTATCCCAACCGGTTCCCCGACGGCCGTCCGGTGAAGAGCACGTCCATCGGGATCAAGAACGCCCAGGGCCGCTACGTCGCGGCGCTCTGCCTGAACCTCGACGTGTCGAACCTTTCTCCCCTCACGCTCGCCCTGGCCAACCTGGTGGCGACCGAGGTCGAGCACCGGGAAGAGGCGTTGGAGACCCTGGAGAACCGCCCGGCGCGGGAGTTGCGCGAGGTCATCGAGACGTTCGCCGCCGGACGAGCCGCCACCCCGCGCGCACTCGGCCGTGCCGCCAAGAAGGACCTCGTCCGGCGACTGCACCGTGACGGCTACTTCGACACCCGGGGTTCCACCGAGGCCATCGCCGACCTGCTGGGAATCTCCCGGAGCACCGTCTACAACTACGCCAGGCAGCCCTGA
- a CDS encoding pyridoxal-phosphate dependent enzyme, translating into MNDTTSTLTDTLFLYDRSGRRYAPTDRRWRGEDGSPLALSPVPGPAPDQIDTSERSLWRYQSAIPVSPRHRVSLGEGFTPMPPLDWDGLRVHFKLEWFNPTSSFKDRGVTVMISHLRGRGETRVLEDSSGNGGSAVAAYAAAAGMDAKIIVPAATSAAKILQARAYGARIELVAGTREQVSDEAIRQSEQTFYASHNWHPYFLQGTKTIAYEMWESLAFRAPDNVVLVAGAGSNVLGCDIGFGELLEGGRIDRLPRLLVGQPEHWAAIADTVNGIDPRSRGPRVPTIAEGASIAAPVRLPEAVEAIRRSGGAAVAVTEDQIHLAVRKLASRGLYAEPTSGVAAAALDHFLADGTIGPGETTVVVLTGAGLKSAEAMAAVFDDDGAPDGRSRT; encoded by the coding sequence ATGAACGACACCACCAGCACGCTGACGGACACCTTGTTCCTCTACGACAGGTCCGGGCGGCGCTACGCGCCCACCGACCGGCGCTGGCGCGGTGAGGACGGCTCACCTCTCGCGCTCAGCCCGGTGCCCGGGCCCGCGCCCGACCAGATCGACACGAGCGAGCGCTCCCTCTGGCGCTACCAGTCCGCGATCCCGGTCTCTCCCCGGCACCGTGTGAGCCTCGGGGAGGGCTTCACCCCCATGCCGCCGCTGGACTGGGACGGGCTGCGCGTCCACTTCAAGCTCGAATGGTTCAATCCCACCTCCAGCTTCAAGGACCGGGGGGTCACGGTGATGATCTCCCATCTGCGCGGGCGGGGGGAGACGCGCGTCCTGGAGGACAGCTCCGGCAACGGCGGCTCCGCGGTCGCCGCCTACGCGGCCGCCGCCGGGATGGACGCGAAGATCATCGTTCCCGCGGCGACGTCGGCCGCCAAGATCCTTCAGGCCCGCGCGTACGGCGCCCGGATCGAACTCGTCGCGGGCACCCGCGAACAGGTCTCCGACGAGGCGATCCGCCAGTCCGAGCAGACCTTCTACGCCAGCCACAACTGGCACCCCTACTTCCTGCAGGGCACGAAGACGATCGCCTACGAGATGTGGGAGTCGCTCGCGTTCAGGGCGCCGGACAACGTCGTGCTCGTCGCCGGCGCGGGCAGCAACGTCCTCGGCTGCGACATCGGATTCGGCGAACTGCTCGAAGGAGGCCGGATCGACCGGCTCCCCAGGCTTCTGGTCGGCCAGCCGGAGCACTGGGCCGCGATCGCGGACACGGTGAACGGGATCGACCCGCGGAGCCGGGGACCACGGGTGCCGACGATCGCGGAGGGCGCCTCCATCGCCGCTCCGGTCCGGCTCCCGGAGGCCGTCGAGGCGATCCGCCGCTCGGGCGGGGCGGCGGTGGCGGTCACCGAGGACCAGATCCACCTGGCCGTGCGCAAGCTCGCCTCGCGGGGACTGTACGCCGAGCCGACCAGCGGCGTCGCCGCGGCGGCCCTCGACCACTTCCTGGCCGACGGCACCATCGGCCCTGGCGAGACCACCGTCGTCGTCCTCACCGGCGCCGGGCTCAAGTCGGCGGAGGCGATGGCCGCCGTCTTCGACGACGACGGCGCCCCTGACGGGAGGAGCCGCACGTGA
- a CDS encoding flavin-containing monooxygenase, whose product MSERAPAIVIIGSGFAGLGMAIRLKRSGFHDFVVLEKSEALGGTWHDNTYPGCACDVPSHMYSFSFELNPGWTRMFAPQPEIRAYMERTADKYRVREHIRFGAAVDSMEYDDDARHWKVTLGDGTVLTPKAVVSGIGALHVPSYPDLPGVELFRGTAFHSAEWDHSYDLTGKRVAVIGTGASAIQFVPKVAKRAGELVVFQRTPPWIQPKPDLPIPAPVRTLFGKVPVAARAFRGGIYWALEARAVGFTIDPRLSTPQEKIARRHIASQVADPVLRAKVTPDYTIGCKRILLSNDYYPALSRPNVEVETSGIAEVREHSVVTEDGREYEVDCIIYGTGFKVTDALTDLRVTGRGGVKLQEIWADGIEAHRGTTIPGLPNFFMLLGPNTGLGHNSVVFMIEVQIQHVLNCLRLMQEAGADAIEPKPEAARRFNDRLQRRLRRAVWNEGGCDSWYLDDQGVNRTLWPGHTFEFWAGSRKARPEEFVLTR is encoded by the coding sequence ATGAGCGAGCGCGCCCCCGCGATCGTCATCATCGGCTCCGGCTTCGCCGGCCTCGGCATGGCGATCCGGCTCAAGCGGTCCGGCTTCCACGACTTCGTCGTCCTGGAGAAGAGCGAGGCGCTCGGCGGGACCTGGCACGACAACACCTATCCGGGCTGCGCCTGCGACGTCCCGTCGCACATGTACTCCTTCTCCTTCGAGCTCAACCCGGGCTGGACGCGGATGTTCGCGCCGCAGCCGGAGATCCGCGCCTACATGGAGCGCACCGCCGACAAGTACCGGGTGCGCGAGCACATCCGGTTCGGCGCGGCGGTCGACTCCATGGAGTACGACGACGACGCCCGCCACTGGAAGGTGACGCTCGGCGACGGGACGGTCCTCACCCCGAAGGCCGTCGTGTCCGGCATCGGCGCGCTGCACGTCCCGTCCTACCCGGACCTGCCGGGCGTCGAGCTGTTCCGGGGGACGGCGTTCCACTCCGCCGAGTGGGACCACTCCTACGACCTCACCGGCAAGCGGGTCGCCGTCATCGGCACGGGCGCCTCGGCGATCCAGTTCGTGCCGAAGGTCGCCAAGCGGGCGGGCGAGCTCGTCGTCTTCCAGCGGACCCCGCCGTGGATCCAGCCCAAGCCCGACCTGCCCATCCCCGCGCCGGTCCGCACGCTGTTCGGGAAGGTGCCGGTCGCCGCCCGCGCGTTCCGCGGCGGCATCTACTGGGCGCTGGAGGCCCGCGCCGTCGGGTTCACCATCGACCCGCGGCTGTCCACCCCGCAGGAGAAGATCGCCCGCCGGCACATCGCGAGCCAGGTCGCCGACCCGGTGCTGCGCGCCAAGGTGACGCCGGACTACACGATCGGCTGCAAGCGGATCCTGCTGTCCAACGACTACTATCCGGCGCTCTCGCGTCCCAACGTGGAGGTGGAGACCTCCGGGATCGCCGAGGTGCGGGAGCACTCCGTCGTCACCGAGGACGGGCGCGAGTACGAGGTCGACTGCATCATCTACGGCACCGGCTTCAAGGTGACCGACGCCCTCACCGACCTGCGCGTCACCGGCCGCGGCGGCGTCAAGCTCCAGGAGATCTGGGCGGACGGCATCGAGGCGCACCGCGGCACGACGATCCCCGGCCTGCCGAACTTCTTCATGCTGCTCGGCCCGAACACCGGCCTCGGCCACAACTCCGTCGTCTTCATGATCGAGGTCCAGATCCAGCACGTGCTGAACTGCCTGCGCCTGATGCAGGAGGCGGGCGCCGACGCCATCGAGCCGAAGCCGGAGGCCGCGCGCCGCTTCAACGACCGCCTCCAGCGGCGGCTGCGCCGCGCCGTCTGGAACGAGGGCGGCTGCGACAGCTGGTACCTCGACGACCAGGGCGTCAACCGCACCCTCTGGCCGGGCCACACGTTCGAGTTCTGGGCCGGCTCCCGCAAGGCCAGGCCGGAGGAGTTCGTCCTCACCCGCTGA
- a CDS encoding TetR/AcrR family transcriptional regulator, with amino-acid sequence MSGATPPPRRRRMSRAERERQMLDVAERVFGERGYQAASMDEIAERCGVSKPMLYEYFGSKDGLLVACVSRSKAELFDVTQKAMAGATTPEDILSRGMVAYFRFIDEHSRSFAMLLREPMAAAPEAIQAIDETRRQQSELIAGVLGTFAPSAPAGAIEAFTQIIMGASERLALWQTGRPDVSAEDAARYMTDFCWNGLSPYLAPAGEARPAPR; translated from the coding sequence GTGAGTGGCGCCACACCCCCGCCCCGCCGCCGCCGGATGTCGCGCGCCGAGCGCGAGCGGCAGATGCTGGACGTGGCGGAGCGGGTGTTCGGCGAGCGCGGCTACCAGGCCGCCTCCATGGACGAGATCGCCGAGCGCTGCGGGGTCTCCAAGCCGATGCTCTACGAGTACTTCGGCTCCAAGGACGGCCTGCTCGTGGCGTGCGTGAGCCGCTCCAAGGCCGAGTTGTTCGACGTCACCCAGAAGGCGATGGCGGGCGCCACCACCCCCGAGGACATCCTGTCCCGGGGGATGGTCGCCTACTTCCGGTTCATCGACGAGCACAGCAGGTCGTTCGCGATGCTCCTGCGCGAGCCGATGGCCGCCGCCCCGGAGGCCATCCAGGCCATCGACGAGACGCGGCGGCAGCAGAGCGAGCTCATCGCCGGCGTGCTCGGCACGTTCGCGCCGTCCGCGCCGGCCGGCGCGATCGAGGCGTTCACGCAGATCATCATGGGCGCGAGCGAGCGCCTGGCGCTGTGGCAGACGGGCCGCCCCGACGTGTCGGCGGAGGACGCGGCCCGCTACATGACCGACTTCTGCTGGAACGGCCTCAGCCCTTACCTGGCCCCCGCCGGGGAAGCGCGTCCAGCGCCCCGATGA
- a CDS encoding TetR/AcrR family transcriptional regulator produces the protein MARRVTSDTPRPGLTRARIVEAAVDLIEREGADGLSMRRVAAELDVAVMSLYNHVPNKGALLEGVAEHVVAGLELPDDPSEPWQERARALVRAFRKVAHDNPRCMSIVLTHKVDTPVGLRPAERALALADAAGFDGETAVRIMRALIAYALGAQMRETGMAKMLGHLAETGAESWTRLDPDEFPHVIAYGPALARFDAEADFEFGLDLLIGALDALPRRGPGKG, from the coding sequence ATGGCGAGGCGTGTGACCTCCGACACTCCGCGGCCGGGCCTGACCCGCGCGCGCATCGTGGAGGCGGCGGTCGACCTGATCGAGCGGGAGGGCGCGGACGGGCTGTCGATGCGCCGGGTCGCCGCCGAACTTGACGTCGCCGTGATGTCGCTCTACAACCACGTCCCGAACAAGGGCGCGCTGCTGGAGGGCGTGGCCGAGCACGTCGTCGCGGGGCTGGAACTGCCCGACGACCCGTCCGAGCCGTGGCAGGAGCGCGCGCGTGCGCTGGTCCGGGCCTTCCGGAAGGTCGCCCACGACAACCCGCGCTGCATGTCGATCGTCCTCACCCACAAGGTCGACACACCGGTGGGGCTGCGGCCCGCCGAGCGCGCCCTGGCCCTCGCCGACGCCGCCGGGTTCGACGGCGAGACGGCCGTCCGCATCATGCGGGCGCTCATCGCCTACGCGCTCGGCGCCCAGATGCGCGAGACCGGCATGGCGAAGATGCTGGGGCACCTCGCCGAGACGGGGGCCGAGTCCTGGACGCGCCTCGACCCGGACGAGTTCCCCCACGTGATCGCCTACGGCCCGGCGCTGGCCCGCTTCGACGCCGAGGCCGACTTCGAGTTCGGCCTCGACCTGCTCATCGGGGCGCTGGACGCGCTTCCCCGGCGGGGGCCAGGTAAGGGCTGA
- a CDS encoding ferritin-like domain-containing protein, whose product MSTHDLYTDSVPSDAWTVPMTGDARFTWEYDDGRDRLLALYQKGKDKQWDSVKRIDWDLEVDPHDVLGVPDQSLAIYGTKYWDMLSVKERGELRRHSTAWQFSQFMHGEQGAMVTAARIVESVPDLDSKFYSATQTMDEARHVELFARFLHEKVGMVYPINTKLQDLLNETLTDSRWDMPYLGMQVLIEGLALAAFGVIRDVTTKPLPKQLLAYVMQDEARHVAFGRLALRDYYKQLSEAELREREEFVIEGCYLMRDRIRGREIWTNFGIDPKEVDEMVENSPYMRMFQSLLFSRIVPCVKDIGLWSDRIRRAYDDMGVLDMSKADLDALMHQDEEIAETVDAERFAAEETARKAEVDAVIADAAAAG is encoded by the coding sequence ATGTCGACCCACGACCTGTACACCGACTCCGTCCCGTCCGACGCCTGGACCGTCCCGATGACCGGCGACGCCAGGTTCACCTGGGAGTACGACGACGGCCGCGACCGTCTCCTCGCCCTCTACCAGAAGGGCAAGGACAAGCAGTGGGACTCGGTCAAGCGCATCGACTGGGACCTGGAGGTCGACCCGCACGACGTCCTCGGCGTCCCCGACCAGTCCCTCGCCATCTACGGGACGAAGTACTGGGACATGCTGTCCGTGAAGGAGCGCGGCGAGCTGCGGCGCCACAGCACGGCCTGGCAGTTCTCCCAGTTCATGCACGGTGAGCAGGGCGCGATGGTCACCGCCGCCCGCATCGTCGAGTCGGTGCCCGACCTGGACTCCAAGTTCTACTCCGCCACCCAGACGATGGACGAGGCCCGCCACGTCGAGCTGTTCGCACGGTTCCTGCACGAGAAGGTCGGGATGGTCTACCCGATCAACACCAAGCTGCAGGACCTGCTGAACGAGACCCTCACCGACTCGCGCTGGGACATGCCCTACCTCGGCATGCAGGTGCTCATCGAGGGCCTCGCGCTCGCCGCGTTCGGCGTCATCCGCGACGTCACCACCAAGCCGCTGCCCAAGCAGCTCCTCGCCTACGTCATGCAGGACGAGGCGCGCCACGTCGCGTTCGGGCGGCTGGCGCTGCGCGACTACTACAAGCAGCTCTCCGAGGCGGAGCTCCGCGAGCGCGAGGAGTTCGTCATCGAGGGCTGCTACCTGATGCGCGACCGCATCCGCGGCCGGGAGATCTGGACCAACTTCGGCATCGACCCGAAGGAGGTCGACGAGATGGTCGAGAACTCGCCGTACATGCGGATGTTCCAGAGCCTGCTGTTCAGCCGCATCGTGCCCTGCGTGAAGGACATCGGGCTGTGGAGCGACCGCATCCGGCGCGCGTATGACGACATGGGCGTCCTGGACATGTCCAAGGCCGACCTCGACGCGCTCATGCACCAGGACGAGGAGATCGCCGAGACGGTCGACGCCGAGCGGTTCGCCGCCGAGGAGACCGCCCGCAAAGCGGAGGTGGACGCCGTCATAGCCGACGCGGCGGCGGCGGGCTGA
- a CDS encoding SDR family NAD(P)-dependent oxidoreductase yields the protein MPLAHFDGALAVVTGAGSGIGRAVALALAGNGASVVAADIDMPAAERTAALAKTLGAGGTAYQVDVADEAAMEDFAAQVKETHRVPDIVVNNAGIAVTGPFLDTGVEDWERILGVNLWGVVHGCRLFGRQMRDRVNALPNKPDKPNFGGHIVNIASAAAFAPWRSMPAYCTTKSAVLMLSECLRAELAGSRIGVTAVCPGFVSTSIAENAIHLEGDDQARARLRERGQRAVNLRNYPPEKVAERVVHAIVKNKAVVPVNAEGHLAHVLSRVSPASLRLLARIPARG from the coding sequence ATGCCCCTCGCGCACTTCGACGGAGCGCTCGCCGTCGTCACCGGAGCCGGCAGCGGAATCGGCCGGGCCGTCGCCCTCGCCCTGGCCGGGAACGGGGCGAGCGTCGTCGCGGCGGACATCGACATGCCCGCCGCCGAGCGCACGGCCGCCCTCGCCAAGACGCTCGGCGCGGGCGGCACCGCCTACCAGGTGGACGTGGCGGACGAGGCCGCGATGGAGGACTTCGCCGCCCAGGTGAAGGAGACCCACCGCGTCCCCGACATCGTCGTCAACAACGCCGGCATCGCGGTCACCGGCCCCTTCCTCGACACCGGCGTGGAGGACTGGGAGCGCATCCTCGGCGTGAACCTGTGGGGCGTCGTCCACGGCTGCCGGCTGTTCGGCCGCCAGATGCGCGACCGCGTGAACGCGCTGCCCAACAAGCCAGACAAGCCGAACTTCGGCGGGCACATCGTCAACATCGCGTCGGCCGCCGCGTTCGCGCCGTGGCGGTCCATGCCCGCCTACTGCACGACGAAGTCCGCCGTCCTCATGCTCAGCGAGTGCCTGCGCGCCGAGCTGGCCGGCTCGCGCATCGGCGTCACGGCCGTCTGCCCCGGGTTCGTCAGCACCAGCATCGCCGAGAACGCGATCCACCTGGAGGGCGACGACCAGGCCCGCGCGCGGCTCCGCGAGCGCGGGCAGCGCGCCGTCAACCTGCGCAACTACCCGCCGGAGAAGGTCGCCGAGCGGGTCGTCCACGCGATCGTCAAGAACAAGGCCGTCGTGCCCGTCAACGCCGAGGGGCACCTCGCGCACGTCCTGTCCCGGGTGTCCCCCGCCTCGCTGCGCCTGCTGGCCAGGATCCCCGCCCGGGGCTAG